The Pseudomonas kermanshahensis genome includes a window with the following:
- the queF gene encoding NADPH-dependent 7-cyano-7-deazaguanine reductase QueF (Catalyzes the NADPH-dependent reduction of 7-cyano-7-deazaguanine (preQ0) to 7-aminomethyl-7-deazaguanine (preQ1) in queuosine biosynthesis), with translation MHPAAEHSPLGKSSEYIATYSPELLFPIPRTAKWAELGVTAQTLPWQGVDYWNCFELSWLLPSGKPVVAIGEFAIPADSPNIIESKSFKLYLNSLNQTVFASIGELQACLEKDLSAAAGKPVGVKVRTLAEVEAQGVVALPGQCIDALDVTISNYEQPQPELLRCDAQRVVEETLHSHLLKSNCPVTGQPDWGSVVVEYKGRALDPASLLTYLISFRQHADFHEQCVERIYLDLKNLLQPEHLTVYARYVRRGGLDINPYRSMEGISPVNGRLVRQ, from the coding sequence ATGCATCCCGCCGCCGAACACTCCCCGCTGGGCAAGTCCAGCGAATACATCGCTACCTACTCCCCTGAGCTGCTGTTCCCGATCCCGCGTACCGCCAAGTGGGCCGAGTTGGGCGTTACTGCCCAAACCCTGCCGTGGCAGGGCGTGGATTATTGGAACTGCTTCGAGCTGTCGTGGCTGCTGCCGTCGGGCAAGCCGGTGGTGGCGATCGGCGAGTTCGCCATTCCTGCAGACTCGCCGAATATCATCGAGTCCAAGTCGTTCAAGTTGTACCTGAACTCGCTGAACCAAACGGTTTTTGCCTCGATTGGCGAGCTGCAGGCCTGCCTGGAGAAGGACTTGTCTGCGGCGGCTGGCAAGCCGGTCGGCGTCAAGGTTCGCACGTTGGCCGAGGTGGAGGCTCAGGGCGTTGTGGCATTGCCGGGGCAGTGCATCGACGCGCTGGATGTGACCATCAGCAACTATGAGCAGCCGCAGCCGGAGTTGCTGCGTTGCGATGCGCAGCGTGTAGTTGAAGAGACCCTGCACAGCCATTTGCTCAAGTCCAACTGCCCCGTCACCGGCCAGCCGGATTGGGGCAGTGTGGTGGTCGAGTACAAGGGCAGGGCGCTGGACCCTGCCAGCCTGCTGACTTACCTGATCAGCTTCCGGCAGCATGCCGACTTCCATGAGCAGTGCGTGGAGCGGATTTACCTGGACTTGAAGAACCTGCTGCAGCCGGAGCATTTGACGGTGTATGCGCGGTATGTGCGCCGGGGTGGGCTGGATATCAACCCGTACCGTAGCATGGAGGGGATCAGCCCAGTGAATGGGCGGCTGGTTCGGCAGTAA
- a CDS encoding phosphonoacetaldehyde phosphonohydrolase-related protein has product MHDASTFTAVLFGLRGCLVQGANGNPLPAPGALATLTSLRQRQVPCIWLDDLTATQGKRLANVLPDWLPGHAVNGVRWPAPNACWQALMALDSARLDGCVLVSGDPALLQSGLNAGLWTVGLAACSPYCDLSSRHWQAMSQQEQDLARGKATLALFSLGVHSVIDHLEALDTCLQDIAQRRRKGEKP; this is encoded by the coding sequence ATGCACGATGCGTCCACCTTCACTGCTGTGCTGTTTGGCCTGCGTGGCTGCCTGGTCCAGGGTGCGAACGGCAACCCCTTGCCCGCGCCCGGCGCCCTGGCAACGCTCACCAGCCTGCGCCAGCGCCAGGTGCCCTGCATCTGGCTGGACGACCTGACTGCCACACAAGGCAAACGCCTGGCCAACGTGCTGCCCGACTGGCTGCCGGGGCACGCGGTCAACGGCGTGCGCTGGCCCGCGCCAAACGCTTGCTGGCAGGCGCTGATGGCACTGGACAGCGCGCGCCTGGATGGCTGCGTACTGGTCAGCGGTGACCCTGCACTGCTGCAATCGGGCCTGAACGCCGGCTTGTGGACCGTGGGCCTGGCCGCCTGCAGCCCGTACTGCGACCTCAGCTCCCGGCATTGGCAAGCCATGAGCCAACAGGAACAAGACCTGGCCCGTGGCAAGGCCACCCTCGCGCTGTTCAGCCTGGGCGTGCACTCGGTGATCGATCACCTCGAAGCCCTGGACACCTGCCTGCAGGACATCGCCCAGCGTCGGCGCAAGGGCGAAAAACCCTGA
- a CDS encoding DUF4404 family protein, which yields MPARELQERLNSLREQLDRNVPLSKEELTEMHEEARQIEAQLKLEEATPDNNLVDGVNLAIDRFELDHPDLAATLRNVFNSLHSMGI from the coding sequence ATGCCTGCCCGCGAATTGCAAGAGCGACTGAACAGCTTGCGCGAGCAACTGGACCGTAACGTGCCGCTTTCGAAAGAAGAGCTGACCGAAATGCACGAAGAAGCGCGCCAGATCGAAGCGCAACTGAAGCTTGAGGAAGCCACGCCTGACAACAACCTGGTGGACGGGGTCAATCTGGCGATCGATCGTTTTGAGCTCGACCACCCAGATTTAGCCGCTACCCTGCGCAATGTTTTCAACTCATTGCACAGCATGGGTATCTGA